A stretch of the Mustela nigripes isolate SB6536 chromosome X, MUSNIG.SB6536, whole genome shotgun sequence genome encodes the following:
- the LOC132007678 gene encoding LOW QUALITY PROTEIN: melanoma-associated antigen 8-like (The sequence of the model RefSeq protein was modified relative to this genomic sequence to represent the inferred CDS: inserted 1 base in 1 codon): protein MPLGQKSELWKLEEDPGEAQGLVNAQLSGAEEEGVQSPSSSSSSSSSFSSSPSNTSTSFSSSPSSSCSALFLIPVDNRSAAGSLSPPQSHQHACLSPTAMASTAGNQPYQGSSSSDEGGLSTWGELEVTQPFLQEKLRMKVADLVEFLLLKFRTKQPTSQAEMLEIVSKDYHDYFPVILGQASECMQLVFGVDVKEVDPSEHSYVLVTVLGLTCDAMLSGEQGPPKTGLLVVLLGVILLEGDRAPEEVVWEALGVMGVYAGEEHIIYGEPRELLTNVWVQEGYLEYRQVPGSDPARYEFLWGPRAHAETSRLQVLEYLLRVXSRAAGFLMAPSEEAVRDEEEGA from the exons ATGCCCCTGGGTCAGAAGAGTGAGCTCTGGAAGCTGGAGGAAGACCCGGGAGAGGCCCAGGGCCTGGTGAATGCACAGCTGTCTGGGGCTGAAGAGGAGGGGGTccagtctccttcctcctcttcctcctcctcttcctccttttcgtCTTCCCCCTCTAATACTAgtacttccttctcctcttccccttcctcctcctgctctgccctgTTCCTGATTCCGGTGGACAACAGGTCTGCGGCTGGGTCCCTGAGTCCTCCTCAGAGCCATCAGCATGCATGCCTCTCCCCCACTGCCATGGCAAGCACTGCTGGGAACCAGCCCTACCAGGGCTCCAGCAGCTCAGATGAGGGGGGGTTGAGCACCTGGGGGGAGCTGGAAGTCACTCAGCCCTTTCTCCAGGAGAAACTCCGCATGAAAGTGGCTGACCTGGTGGAGTTCCTGCTCCTTAAGTTTCGCACCAAGCAGCCAACCAGCCAGGCGGAGATGCTGGAGATAGTCAGCAAGGATTACCACGATTACTTCCCAGTGATCTTGGGCCAGGCGTCCGAGTGCATGCAGCTGGTCTTTGGTGTGGATGTGAAGGAAGTGGACCCCAGCGAGCACTCCTACGTCCTGGTCACCGTCCTGGGTCTCACCTGTGATGCGATGCTGAGCGGTGAGCAGGGCCCGCCCAAGACCGGCCTCCTGGTGGTGCTCCTGGGGGTGATCCTCCTGGAGGGCGACCGTGCCCCCGAGGAGGTGGTGTGGGAAGCGCTGGGGGTCATGGGGGTGTATGCCGGTGAGGAGCACATCATCTACGGGGAGCCCCGGGAGCTCCTGACCAACGTCTGGGTGCAGGAAGGGTACCTGGAGTACCGGCAGGTGCCCGGCAGTGACCCTGCCCGCTACGAGTTCCTGTGGGGTCCCAGGGCCCACGCAGAAACCAGCAGGTTGCAGGTGCTGGAGTATTTGCTGCGGG AATCGCGGGCTGCCGGTTTCCTCATGGCCCCATCTGAAGAGGCTGTGAGGGATGAAGAAGAGGGTGCCTGA